The sequence GTCTCGATCCCCATCGAAGCGAGCTCCTCGAGGGCATCCTGCTCGCGGCTGTAGCTCTCGAGCACCTGCCACTCCCCGATGAACCGTGCCCCGACCGCTTCTCGCCTCTCGAAGACCTCGACCGGCAAGCCCTCTCGCGCCAGATGGATCGCCGCCGACAGACCCGCGGGGCCGGCTCCGGCGATCCGAATCGACCTCATGACAGAAGCTTGGCCACACAGGCCTCCCATCGAACCGCCCGGGTGTCCGCCTCACCGTTCTCGCCCATGCGAATGGCGAGATCGCGGTTCTCCGCCCACACGTCGAGCTGTTGTGCGATGTGAAAAGGCTCGGGCAA is a genomic window of Vicinamibacteria bacterium containing:
- a CDS encoding glycosyltransferase; this translates as PFMEDYGFVTMEAFRSKKPVVTCLDSGGPAEIVSAGRSGYVLLPEPFHIAQQLDVWAENRDLAIRMGENGEADTRAVRWEACVAKLLS